In the Sulfobacillus thermosulfidooxidans DSM 9293 genome, GAGCAGATGCATGCCTGTCAAGGGGATACTCAAAGGCAAAATCCACCAAAATCCGGTCGTGAGGAGAAATACGATAAGGACAGGTAGTATGCTGCTTTGAATAAAGTGAAGCACGATGGAATCGGGCCAAAATTGATAAAGAAAGGGATTTGTGACATCCTCGATGAAGATTTGGGATAGATGCCCACGGCGAAACCGGTAGGCGATAAATAGCCAAAACAGCCAGGCCCAGTGATTAGATGTTTTAGCCAATAGCACAATGCCTGCTCGGAATAATAGGGATAGTTCCACGAGCGTCAACAGATAACGGGGTTGACGTGAAAGCGTGATGACAAAACGTCCGATTTCGAAATAGGGCTTTGGCCACGAGGGAAGACGACCAATTACTCGTTTTTTCGCTAAACGCTTTCGGGTGTGAATCTGTTGAACCAGATCGCGGTTGGGTAAATAAATGATTCCCAAATCTGCGATATCCGCATAAAGTTCACTGGCCTCTTGTACGCTTAAGAGATTGATGTGCGAAGCGACCAAGAACCCCAAAAACCACAGTCCCCCTAAGAGGAGTGTTAGCTCCACAAAGTGAGAGGGGTAGGGCTCAACCCTTTGCGCCACGATAATAAGGTCTTGGTGAAAGAGAAAGACAAGGGTGAGGAGAGAAATCAAAACGGCCACCCAAAAATACCGGTAAGGCTTAGCATGCCGCGAATAATGAATGGCAGCGATAATCCATCCTAAACTATTTGCTGTAACCATCCACAAGGCGAAAGAGACAGCCAAGACTGCTTCATGTGGAGTATGAAGGAATAGAGCCGCTAAAGAGACGATTAAATACGACAGAAGAAACAGCCGGATTTGTCTGGGAATAACATAAAAGGGAACAAACAGGCGGGGAGAAATGGGCGACGATAACGCCCACTCGATATCGCCATGGGTAAGATATAGCGGGGAGCGAGCGACCGTGAGGGTTATGCTGAGCACGGCAGCGAGAATGGCGATGGGAGGCAAAATCGCCCCAAGGGGTTTGTGCAGGGTATGGCCCAGGTGCCACGCTAAGGTCAGAAGGCCCGAATAACTCACCCCGACCCAAATCCCTACAATGATGAAAATGTAGACAATATAGAGACGGGAAAAAATATCCCGGTTGTTGGGATCAATGCCGATACTGCGTAACCAATAAAGACTTTGGGCTTTAAATCGCCGCCAGTAAATTTCCCCCAGTACTTGCCAGCCCGTTTTGGAATACATCCTATTCATGGGAAAACTCCGCACCTGCGCTATCCTCTAAAAGGCTGTAAGTTAGCCGGTATGGTAAACTGCTCACCGCTCCGGGATACTTCTCGATGACCATATCCCATGACTGATCTAGAAGAATACGTCCCTGGTTTAGAAACACTAAGTGATCAGGCTGAATGGATTCAGGCAGTAAGTGCGTGCTAACAATGACGGTCATGTGTTCGTCGCGGCATAATCTGCCTAGGACTGTTGCTAATTGCGATTGAGAAGCGGGATCGAGAGGTCCAAAGGGTTCATCTAATAACAAAAGATCGGGTTTGACTAATAATGAGAGCAGCAAGGCGAGTTTATATTGCATGCCGCGAGAATAGCTCGCAGGATAGGCGTTTTTATGCTGGTCGAGAGAAAAGAGCTGAAAAAGCTTTTGAGCGTGAATATTCCAGTCTTCTAGATGATGTAGGGTAGCGACAAGCTCGGCATGTTCCCATGCCGTTAATTCTGCATAAAATGCTGGCGTATCCGGGACAAACTTAATACGTGAGCGCAAGATCCGTTCGTCATGTTCTGTATTATACCCGTCAATCGCGATCGAGCCTTCAGTAGGACGCATCCAAATCGCTAAACAACGTAACAGGGTGGATTTGCCCGCGCCGTTTTCTCCGAGCAATATCCAATATTCGCCCCCGGGGATATTCAAAGACACGTGTTGTAAGGCTTGATAACTGCCATACTTGACGGACAGGTCATTAACCTCGACATGAACCAAATCAGTACAAACCTTTCTTTTAACACGCCAAAAAATGGCGAGAGAATGGATACAGTTGACAACCCATCATTGGACAGTAGCTATTCATTACTCGTTATGATAACGAAGAATACGATATTTTTGATACGGATTAAAAAATTTTGGTATCCCGTAAGGCTATTTAAGGCTGTAGCTGTTCATTGCACCATGACATTCTGAAAGCGATGTCTGTCTAAGACAGCTTAAGACGCTTCTCCTCATAATAATCACCTGAGTTGCT is a window encoding:
- a CDS encoding ATP-binding cassette domain-containing protein translates to MVHVEVNDLSVKYGSYQALQHVSLNIPGGEYWILLGENGAGKSTLLRCLAIWMRPTEGSIAIDGYNTEHDERILRSRIKFVPDTPAFYAELTAWEHAELVATLHHLEDWNIHAQKLFQLFSLDQHKNAYPASYSRGMQYKLALLLSLLVKPDLLLLDEPFGPLDPASQSQLATVLGRLCRDEHMTVIVSTHLLPESIQPDHLVFLNQGRILLDQSWDMVIEKYPGAVSSLPYRLTYSLLEDSAGAEFSHE